The nucleotide sequence AGTAGTTGCACCTTGGCTGCACGACGTACCAATGGCGACAGCTATCTACGGCGGTGAAGAGAGCGTAAAAGGCCTTCTTGCAGCAGCTGAAGAAGCGAAGAACGCAAGCGAGCCTGTATACCTTGAAGCAGCAAGCACGACTAACGAAAGCGCGCTAATGTACAACGCACCATACTACACAGAAACAGACCGTGGTCTTATCCCTGAGTATGACAACAAGTTTAACGTTGCTTCATGGGACGGTTGGTTGAACTACAACGCACAGCTAAGCGCAGATAAACTAACACAGCCAACTCTGATGGTGGCTTCTGAAGCGATGGCTCTGCCAGCTGGTGCTCACATGTACCTTGATAACGCAGGCGACAATGTTTCTGCAATCTGGCTTGACGGCGTATCCCAGTTCGATTTCTACGACCAGCCAGAACCAGTAAAAAACGCAGTAAACGCTATTTCTGAGTTCTTTGAAGCAAACCTGTAATCGCTACAACGATTAGAACGGATAATAAAGCCCTGACTCCAAGCAGGGCTTCTCTAATTCAGGCTGGATAAGAGCCATATAACTTCGCTTATATATACAGGAAACACCTTATGAACCACAGAGAATTAGAAGACTTTGCCTGCTCTTTTTTTGCAGCAGTCGATGTGCAATGCGCTGAAGGACTTCGTCCTTTCCTGACCGATGATGTGTTACTGCGCATGGCAAATATGCCTGCAACCATTGGTATTGAACCTTTGATAGAAGCCTTTAAAGCTTCGGAGGCGCACTTTACCTCCGTTGAACATATCATCCAGGGGATATGGACTGGGTTATGGGAAGAAGGCCCGGTAGTGAGCATTGAAGCCGTTGTCCGGTACGGATTTGCTGATGGACGGAAAATAGAGCTACCGGCAAACAGCACGTTACGCCTGACCCAGGAGAACAAAATTGCGGATTACCGGATATTTATGGATCCCGGACCGGCTTTTAGTTAACAACCACAGCATACCTAACCTACTGCTATTCAGACTTTCTATTTTTAGCTGCCGGTTACAGCAGTTTTTTTACCTGCTATGTATCAGATTGGCGAGTACTTTAATAGTCAGACGGTTCCCCTGTGGCTATCAGTCTCTATACATCAGCAATATTCGGTGTGGGTTTGCTTATCT is from Vibrio sp. JC009 and encodes:
- a CDS encoding nuclear transport factor 2 family protein, translating into MNHRELEDFACSFFAAVDVQCAEGLRPFLTDDVLLRMANMPATIGIEPLIEAFKASEAHFTSVEHIIQGIWTGLWEEGPVVSIEAVVRYGFADGRKIELPANSTLRLTQENKIADYRIFMDPGPAFS